In Dolichospermum flos-aquae CCAP 1403/13F, the following proteins share a genomic window:
- a CDS encoding HEPN domain-containing protein: MINQQLKLLIEYRLSESEETLREAKILLNQSAFRGTINRSYYAMFYAALGLLATKGLGSSKHSGIVSFFDREFVKTGIFSKELSRSFHRAFDERQASDYGEMLEPDMESAMALFERAQNFVDEIIQYLKSWMEVN; the protein is encoded by the coding sequence ATGATAAATCAGCAACTAAAGTTATTAATTGAGTACCGTTTATCCGAAAGTGAAGAAACTTTAAGAGAAGCAAAGATTTTACTCAATCAATCAGCTTTTCGTGGTACTATCAATCGTTCTTATTATGCAATGTTTTATGCGGCACTGGGTCTTTTAGCAACTAAAGGTTTAGGCAGTTCTAAACATAGTGGAATAGTTAGTTTTTTTGATCGTGAGTTTGTGAAGACAGGAATTTTTTCTAAGGAGTTATCGCGGAGTTTTCATCGGGCATTTGATGAACGACAAGCAAGTGATTATGGAGAAATGTTAGAACCAGATATGGAGTCAGCAATGGCTTTATTTGAGAGAGCGCAGAATTTTGTGGATGAAATTATACAGTATTTAAAGTCTTGGATGGAGGTTAACTAA
- a CDS encoding nucleotidyltransferase family protein — MIQDSDRKIVSEFRSRLEAIIPILDLRVFGSRARGDATEESDLDVFIKITELDRSCREKISDLAWEVGFKYDMVISTFVVTEAQVERGAMGASPLLSKVLQEGIIV, encoded by the coding sequence ATGATACAGGATAGTGATCGAAAAATTGTTTCAGAGTTTCGCTCTCGACTAGAAGCGATAATTCCCATTTTGGATTTACGGGTATTTGGTTCAAGAGCGCGGGGTGATGCTACAGAAGAATCAGATTTAGATGTGTTTATTAAAATTACTGAATTAGATAGATCATGCCGAGAAAAAATTAGTGATTTGGCGTGGGAAGTAGGTTTTAAATATGATATGGTTATTTCCACCTTTGTCGTCACAGAAGCACAGGTAGAAAGGGGAGCTATGGGGGCTAGTCCCTTACTGTCTAAGGTATTACAAGAAGGTATTATTGTATGA
- the vapC gene encoding type II toxin-antitoxin system tRNA(fMet)-specific endonuclease VapC: MTYLLDTNVCIKLLNNSNQLVVQKLSEQSPENINLSTVVAFELFYGAFCSQKIESNIKKLERFLSQFRILSFDKDAAKVCAYIRSDLKKKGTPIGVYDLQIAAIAIANNLVLVTHNVGEFSRIEELQYEDWEMEL, encoded by the coding sequence ATGACATATTTACTTGATACTAATGTTTGCATCAAGTTGCTTAATAATAGCAATCAGTTAGTTGTTCAAAAATTGTCAGAACAAAGCCCTGAGAATATTAATTTGTCTACAGTAGTTGCATTTGAACTTTTTTATGGAGCTTTTTGTAGCCAAAAAATAGAGAGTAATATCAAGAAATTAGAGCGTTTTCTGAGTCAGTTTAGAATTCTTAGTTTTGATAAAGATGCAGCAAAAGTTTGTGCTTATATTCGTTCTGATTTGAAGAAAAAGGGAACACCAATAGGAGTTTATGATTTACAAATTGCTGCAATCGCTATTGCTAATAATTTAGTTTTGGTGACTCATAATGTGGGAGAGTTTAGCCGAATAGAAGAGTTACAATATGAGGATTGGGAGATGGAGTTATGA